In Corynebacterium aquatimens, one genomic interval encodes:
- a CDS encoding ISL3 family transposase yields MQPSSNIVADTICRTAELGLAITNAAHNDECTVIDCETLDPINACPSCQQPGLLRDHTYRQLVDLPVVGFPTRLRVRVPRYLCSNDSCAQQIFRASLSCADDRSKVTHRVVRWILQRLAIDRMSVAATAKALGISWQLTCDLALSMARALVADPDHLAGVRVIGVDEHKWAHNRKAAGGGFVTVIVDMTYQHTGQPARLLDVIPGRSAEVLTRWINQRPKIFRDQVEVITMDGFQGYATAADEALPQARRVMDPFHVVRLAGDKVTACRQRLQRETYGRRGRTNDPLYKNRRTMLTRIDFLTGEQQHRLDVLFNYDDDYAVLQETWLVYQEIIDCYEDPNKTRAKTKMRRLINRLRGLRQAGLDELAQLGRTLHKRRADILAFFDIGASNGPVEAINGRLEHLRGIALGFRNINHYILRCLIHSGGLQPKINAL; encoded by the coding sequence ATGCAGCCTAGTTCCAACATCGTCGCCGACACCATTTGCCGCACCGCGGAGCTTGGGTTGGCGATCACCAATGCCGCGCACAACGACGAGTGCACCGTTATCGACTGTGAAACGCTCGACCCGATCAATGCCTGCCCGTCGTGTCAGCAACCGGGCTTGTTGCGCGATCACACCTACCGGCAACTGGTGGATCTGCCGGTGGTCGGGTTTCCCACCCGGCTGCGGGTGCGGGTGCCGCGGTATCTATGCAGCAACGATTCCTGCGCCCAGCAGATTTTCCGGGCTTCGCTTTCCTGCGCTGATGACCGCTCGAAGGTCACCCACCGGGTGGTGCGCTGGATCCTGCAGCGCTTAGCGATCGACCGGATGAGCGTTGCCGCCACCGCCAAAGCACTCGGGATTAGCTGGCAGCTGACATGCGATCTCGCATTGTCCATGGCCAGAGCCCTCGTCGCCGACCCCGACCACTTGGCCGGGGTGCGCGTCATCGGGGTTGACGAGCACAAGTGGGCCCACAACCGCAAGGCTGCCGGCGGCGGGTTCGTCACCGTGATCGTGGACATGACTTACCAGCACACCGGCCAACCGGCCAGGTTGCTTGATGTCATCCCGGGCAGAAGCGCCGAAGTGCTCACCCGCTGGATCAACCAACGTCCGAAAATCTTCCGCGACCAGGTGGAGGTGATCACCATGGACGGGTTTCAGGGTTACGCCACCGCAGCCGATGAAGCCCTGCCTCAGGCCAGGCGGGTGATGGACCCGTTTCACGTGGTGCGTCTTGCCGGCGACAAAGTCACCGCGTGTCGGCAGCGGCTGCAGCGTGAAACCTACGGCAGGCGCGGCAGAACCAACGACCCGTTATATAAAAACCGCCGCACCATGCTCACCCGCATCGATTTTTTAACCGGTGAGCAGCAGCACCGCCTGGATGTGTTGTTCAACTACGACGACGACTACGCCGTGCTGCAAGAAACGTGGCTGGTGTACCAGGAGATCATCGACTGCTACGAAGACCCGAACAAGACCCGCGCGAAAACGAAGATGCGCCGGTTGATCAACCGGCTGCGCGGGCTACGACAAGCCGGGCTTGATGAACTCGCCCAACTCGGTCGTACCCTGCACAAACGCCGCGCCGACATCCTCGCGTTCTTCGACATCGGCGCCTCCAACGGCCCGGTCGAAGCCATCAACGGCCGCCTCGAGCACCTCCGCGGCATCGCCCTCGGATTCCGCAACATCAACCACTACATCTTGCGGTGCCTAATCCACTCCGGAGGCCTCCAACCCAAGATCAACGCACTCTAA
- the istB gene encoding IS21-like element helper ATPase IstB produces the protein MSTDTTNNKDRVVVLGRQLYLTTAVLRECADHATPRQCDILIELFEAELSSRAASRARRLMHRARVPVRKTLDSYDWSPVALPADITREHLTTLDFLNGCEDLVFYGDVGTGKTHLAIALVTQACLQGIPARFFTAAGLVDHLRNAKHAGKLDKELASLGKNELLVIDELGYIPIDTDGARLLFQAIADAYEQRSLINTTNLAFSQWGQVFGNDDMAAAAIDRIVHHGRMITFTGQSYRMANALMK, from the coding sequence GTGAGCACCGATACCACCAACAACAAAGATCGCGTTGTCGTACTTGGACGCCAGCTCTACCTCACCACCGCCGTGTTACGCGAGTGCGCAGACCATGCCACCCCACGCCAGTGCGACATCCTCATTGAGCTCTTCGAAGCGGAGCTTTCTTCCAGGGCCGCATCCCGAGCCCGCCGCCTGATGCACCGCGCGCGTGTCCCGGTACGCAAAACCCTCGACAGCTACGACTGGTCCCCGGTCGCCCTGCCCGCCGACATCACCCGCGAACACCTCACCACACTCGACTTCCTCAACGGGTGTGAAGACCTCGTCTTCTACGGCGATGTCGGAACCGGGAAAACACACCTCGCTATCGCACTGGTCACCCAAGCCTGCCTTCAAGGCATCCCAGCAAGGTTCTTCACCGCCGCAGGACTCGTCGACCATCTACGAAACGCGAAACACGCAGGCAAGCTCGACAAAGAGCTCGCATCCCTGGGCAAAAACGAACTTCTCGTCATCGACGAACTTGGCTACATCCCCATCGACACCGACGGGGCAAGACTTCTCTTCCAAGCAATCGCCGACGCATACGAACAACGCAGCCTGATCAACACCACCAACCTTGCATTTTCCCAATGGGGCCAAGTCTTCGGAAACGACGACATGGCAGCCGCCGCAATCGACCGCATCGTCCACCACGGCCGCATGATCACCTTCACCGGCCAGTCCTACCGCATGGCAAACGCCCTCATGAAATAA